From one Anaerococcus prevotii DSM 20548 genomic stretch:
- a CDS encoding metal ABC transporter permease, which produces MLEFAFMRKALLSGFLLSIMIPLIGIVMVNRKTSMIGDALSHTALTGVAMGLILGFDPLLGSAIVCVIAAFLIEFIRKKLPQYGDMATAVIMSTGLGIAAILSDFAPGGNSFESYLFGSISSVTSADVLNTSLIFILVLALCISRYSALLAISIDNNTARLAGVKVKIIDMIFTFLSAVTIALAVKIIGALMVTSLIVLPVATSLIISRSYKQTFFVTIILGIIYMMAGIILSFHFDIKPGGAIVVNAVIGMLIFALYKKMRKTKA; this is translated from the coding sequence ATGTTAGAATTTGCCTTTATGAGAAAGGCCCTACTTTCGGGATTTCTCTTATCTATAATGATTCCTCTAATAGGGATTGTCATGGTCAATAGAAAAACTTCAATGATAGGTGATGCCCTATCCCATACGGCCCTTACAGGAGTAGCCATGGGACTAATCTTAGGTTTTGATCCGCTCTTAGGATCGGCTATTGTATGTGTAATAGCTGCCTTCCTTATAGAATTTATTAGGAAAAAGCTCCCTCAATACGGGGATATGGCAACAGCTGTTATCATGAGTACAGGACTCGGAATTGCAGCGATTCTTTCTGATTTCGCTCCGGGAGGTAATTCTTTTGAATCTTATCTATTCGGTTCGATTTCATCAGTTACAAGTGCGGATGTATTAAACACTAGCCTTATTTTTATCTTGGTTCTTGCCCTATGCATCAGTAGATACTCAGCACTTTTGGCAATTTCGATAGATAATAATACAGCTAGGCTTGCAGGAGTTAAGGTAAAGATAATAGATATGATATTTACTTTCCTATCAGCTGTGACAATTGCCCTTGCGGTTAAAATTATAGGAGCCTTGATGGTTACAAGCTTAATAGTTCTTCCAGTAGCAACTAGTTTGATTATATCTAGATCTTATAAGCAAACTTTCTTTGTAACTATAATCCTTGGAATAATATATATGATGGCAGGAATCATTCTTTCCTTTCATTTCGATATCAAACCAGGAGGAGCTATTGTAGTAAATGCAGTTATTGGAATGTTAATTTTTGCCTTGTATAAGAAAATGAGAAAAACTAAAGCATAA
- a CDS encoding aldehyde dehydrogenase family protein: protein MTDLNSIIDRQREFFYGGFTKTEDFRRKKLERLRDLIDLCEENILHALDLDLGKANFEAYVSEISFAKEEINFALDNLSDWMKPVREKTPLTAMPAKSYSLYEPLGVTLIIAPWNYPFLLAIDPLIGAIASGNTVILKTSSKTKETSKLIRSMLNDYFEEEFIYVVDNDEVSHKELLEGKYDHIFYTGGKSVGKHIMKKASENLTKVTLELGGKSPCIVDRTADLDNAARSIMWGKTLNAGQTCVAPDYILVDLAVKEKFIGKLKEAMIEFYGLDPLTSKDYGRIINEDHLDRLLGLLDGEDIIAGGIYDRENLKLMPTIVDGVDFNSKLMEDEIFGPIIPILTYDDINPILYKIKTMPKPLAFYLFSEDERLIEKIMYNMEFGNGCVNDCIIEIASPYLEFGGVGESGMGGYHGYNSFVNFSNKKSIMETPSSMKANIKYPPYEDGKLNFVKKVL, encoded by the coding sequence ATGACTGATTTAAATAGTATTATTGATAGACAAAGAGAATTTTTCTATGGAGGTTTTACCAAAACGGAAGACTTCAGAAGGAAAAAACTTGAAAGACTAAGAGATTTAATAGATTTATGCGAAGAAAATATCCTTCATGCCCTAGATCTAGATTTGGGAAAGGCGAACTTTGAAGCTTATGTAAGTGAAATATCATTTGCCAAGGAAGAGATAAATTTCGCCCTTGATAATCTCAGTGACTGGATGAAGCCAGTTAGGGAAAAGACTCCCCTTACTGCCATGCCTGCCAAATCATACAGTCTATATGAGCCTTTGGGAGTAACTCTCATCATAGCTCCATGGAATTATCCTTTCCTTTTGGCAATCGATCCTTTAATAGGAGCTATAGCATCTGGAAATACCGTAATTCTTAAGACATCTTCTAAGACCAAAGAGACTTCTAAACTTATCAGATCTATGCTAAATGATTACTTCGAGGAAGAATTTATTTATGTTGTAGATAATGATGAGGTAAGCCATAAAGAATTACTCGAAGGAAAATACGACCATATCTTCTATACCGGAGGCAAAAGTGTCGGCAAGCATATTATGAAAAAGGCCAGCGAAAACCTCACCAAAGTTACCCTAGAACTCGGTGGAAAAAGCCCTTGTATTGTAGATAGAACAGCAGATCTCGATAATGCAGCGAGGTCCATCATGTGGGGTAAGACTCTAAATGCTGGACAGACTTGTGTAGCACCAGATTATATCCTAGTTGATTTAGCTGTTAAAGAAAAGTTCATAGGAAAATTAAAAGAGGCTATGATAGAATTTTACGGCCTAGATCCTCTAACATCCAAGGATTACGGAAGGATCATCAATGAGGACCATCTCGATAGGCTTCTAGGACTTCTTGACGGAGAAGATATAATAGCAGGAGGGATTTACGATAGGGAAAATCTCAAGCTTATGCCTACAATAGTAGATGGGGTAGACTTTAATAGTAAGCTTATGGAAGATGAAATATTTGGACCGATTATTCCTATCCTAACCTATGATGATATAAATCCAATCCTTTACAAGATTAAAACCATGCCAAAACCACTTGCCTTCTATCTTTTCTCAGAAGATGAGAGACTTATAGAAAAGATTATGTATAATATGGAGTTTGGTAATGGCTGTGTCAATGATTGTATAATAGAGATTGCAAGTCCTTATCTAGAATTTGGTGGAGTAGGAGAAAGCGGTATGGGAGGATATCATGGCTACAATAGCTTTGTGAATTTCTCCAACAAAAAAAGCATAATGGAGACTCCATCAAGCATGAAGGCAAATATAAAATACCCTCCTTATGAAGATGGGAAATTAAACTTTGTAAAGAAAGTATTATAA
- a CDS encoding FprA family A-type flavoprotein, producing MHNIIEVLDNIYWVGVNDRRIDRFENMFELTNGVCYNSYVIRDEKNVLMDSVDAAFTRRYIDNIKASLDGEDLDYIVIEHMEPDHCRNIDFCMREWPNAKFVGNAKTFKFYEQFYNDEFKDRYYEVKDGDELNLGKRNLKFVFTPMVHWPEVMMTYETTEGLLFSADAFGSFNVIEGNIDAAKVIHKGDWLEQARRYYINIVGKFGKMVQNAFKKIDGLPINAILPLHGPVYKDEESINFIMDKYNHWSTFTAEEDGVVIVYASMYGDTEEAADILAVKLAELGVENIKVYDVADWDVSYPISDCHRFSHSVFAPINYNSGLYYKMDAFLRELVGTGFTNKSVSFLNNWSWGGRSLEISKEILSTAKLEYIGEDVKINSGVKMEQVEQIAELAKAIKADMDSKNK from the coding sequence ATGCATAATATTATTGAAGTACTAGACAATATCTATTGGGTTGGAGTTAACGATAGAAGAATTGACAGATTCGAGAATATGTTTGAGCTAACAAACGGCGTTTGCTACAATTCATATGTCATAAGAGATGAGAAAAATGTTTTGATGGATTCTGTTGATGCTGCCTTCACTAGAAGATATATAGACAATATCAAGGCAAGTCTTGACGGAGAAGACCTTGACTATATAGTAATCGAGCACATGGAGCCAGATCACTGTAGAAATATCGATTTTTGTATGAGAGAATGGCCAAATGCAAAGTTTGTTGGAAATGCAAAGACCTTTAAGTTCTACGAACAATTCTACAATGATGAGTTTAAGGACAGATACTACGAAGTTAAAGATGGGGATGAGCTAAATCTTGGTAAGAGAAATCTAAAATTTGTCTTCACACCAATGGTTCACTGGCCAGAAGTTATGATGACTTACGAAACAACAGAAGGCCTCCTCTTCTCAGCAGATGCCTTTGGTTCCTTTAACGTAATCGAAGGAAATATTGATGCAGCTAAGGTAATCCACAAGGGAGACTGGCTAGAACAAGCTAGAAGATACTACATCAATATAGTAGGTAAGTTTGGCAAGATGGTTCAAAATGCCTTCAAGAAAATCGACGGCCTTCCAATAAATGCTATCCTTCCTCTTCACGGACCAGTATACAAGGATGAAGAATCAATAAACTTTATCATGGACAAATACAACCACTGGTCAACCTTTACAGCAGAAGAAGACGGAGTAGTTATTGTTTATGCATCAATGTATGGAGATACTGAAGAAGCAGCCGACATCCTCGCAGTTAAGCTTGCTGAACTTGGTGTTGAAAATATCAAGGTTTATGACGTTGCTGACTGGGATGTTTCATATCCAATTAGTGACTGCCACAGATTCTCTCACTCAGTATTTGCACCAATCAACTACAACTCAGGACTTTACTACAAGATGGATGCCTTCCTAAGAGAACTTGTTGGAACAGGATTTACTAACAAGTCTGTATCCTTCCTAAACAACTGGTCTTGGGGTGGTAGAAGTCTAGAGATTTCTAAGGAAATCCTATCTACTGCTAAGCTTGAATATATAGGAGAAGATGTAAAAATCAACTCTGGTGTCAAGATGGAACAAGTTGAACAAATCGCAGAACTTGCTAAAGCAATCAAAGCTGATATGGATAGCAAAAATAAATAA
- a CDS encoding acyl-CoA dehydrogenase family protein, whose protein sequence is MGYNLPKDLEEFRKVVRDFAEEKIRPIAFHLDQTKEFPKEIVKQMGEMGLMGIPFPEEYGGAGLTNQHYAIAVEELSRVDGGVGVICSAHTSLGTWGLNEFGNEEQKEKYLRPLLTGKSIGGFGLTEENAGSDSAGTETTAVLKGDHYVLNGKKIFITNAPEAQTYLVTAVTTPGKGNHGISMFIVDKDFEGFTFSEPYDKLGIRSSVTAELHFKDVKVPKENLLGEEGKGFKYAMMILDGGRIGIASQALGIAQGAYESAKEYGLAREQFGEAIARMQHNSFILADMATELKAARLLIYDAAQKKDAHVPYGKDAAMAKLYASDMAEKLTSKALQLYGGSGFIKGVDVERYYRDSKITQIYEGTNEIMRLVISGYILPRPAKKDKKKEAPKKKQSQVGDRKLEIFKGDEKEAAKKLVEALKKEGFTFDKKDVDLEGAIEEADSVVAAGMGIGEEQNLEMIKELAKETGSVLSSSRPASQVRGYVPTNRFIGLSGKKFAGKLYIGVGISGAMQHLRGIPEAGTIVVINNDESAAFFDNCDYGIVGDFHKVVPALIEEIKNA, encoded by the coding sequence ATGGGATACAATTTACCAAAAGATTTAGAAGAATTTAGAAAAGTAGTAAGAGATTTTGCTGAAGAAAAGATTAGACCAATTGCTTTTCACTTAGACCAAACTAAAGAATTTCCGAAAGAAATAGTAAAACAAATGGGAGAGATGGGACTAATGGGTATACCATTTCCCGAAGAATACGGTGGAGCAGGACTTACTAACCAACACTACGCTATAGCAGTAGAAGAGCTATCTAGAGTGGATGGTGGTGTAGGAGTAATTTGCTCAGCCCATACATCTCTAGGTACTTGGGGACTTAACGAATTTGGTAATGAAGAGCAAAAGGAAAAATATCTAAGACCTCTTCTAACAGGTAAGTCCATAGGTGGATTCGGACTTACAGAAGAAAACGCAGGATCAGACTCTGCTGGAACAGAAACTACAGCTGTTCTAAAGGGAGATCATTATGTATTAAATGGTAAGAAGATTTTCATTACTAACGCTCCAGAAGCACAAACTTATCTAGTAACAGCAGTTACAACACCTGGCAAGGGTAACCACGGTATATCAATGTTTATCGTAGACAAAGATTTCGAAGGATTTACCTTCTCTGAACCATATGACAAACTCGGTATCAGATCATCAGTTACCGCAGAGCTTCACTTTAAGGATGTAAAAGTTCCAAAAGAAAACCTCCTAGGTGAAGAAGGTAAGGGCTTCAAATATGCTATGATGATCCTAGACGGTGGTAGAATTGGTATAGCTTCCCAAGCTTTAGGTATAGCTCAAGGTGCTTATGAATCAGCTAAAGAATACGGACTTGCTCGTGAACAATTCGGAGAAGCAATCGCAAGAATGCAACACAACTCCTTTATCCTAGCAGATATGGCAACAGAGCTTAAGGCAGCTAGACTATTAATCTATGATGCAGCTCAGAAGAAAGATGCCCACGTTCCTTATGGTAAGGATGCTGCAATGGCTAAGCTATATGCATCAGATATGGCAGAGAAACTTACAAGCAAGGCCCTACAACTTTACGGTGGATCTGGATTTATCAAGGGAGTAGATGTAGAAAGATACTACAGAGACTCTAAGATTACACAAATCTACGAAGGAACAAATGAAATAATGAGACTAGTAATCTCAGGATATATCCTTCCAAGACCTGCTAAAAAAGACAAGAAGAAGGAAGCTCCTAAGAAAAAACAATCTCAAGTAGGAGATAGAAAACTAGAAATCTTCAAGGGAGATGAGAAAGAAGCTGCTAAGAAATTAGTAGAAGCCCTAAAGAAAGAAGGATTCACATTTGATAAGAAAGACGTGGATCTAGAAGGAGCAATCGAAGAAGCAGACTCAGTAGTAGCTGCTGGTATGGGAATTGGTGAAGAACAAAACCTTGAAATGATCAAAGAACTTGCCAAAGAAACAGGCTCAGTACTTTCATCATCAAGACCAGCTTCCCAAGTTAGAGGATACGTTCCAACAAATAGATTTATCGGTCTATCAGGTAAGAAATTTGCTGGTAAACTATACATCGGTGTAGGTATCTCAGGAGCAATGCAACACTTAAGAGGAATTCCAGAAGCTGGAACAATAGTTGTAATCAACAACGACGAAAGCGCAGCATTCTTCGACAACTGTGACTACGGTATAGTAGGAGACTTCCACAAAGTAGTACCAGCCCTAATAGAAGAAATTAAAAACGCATAA
- a CDS encoding nucleoside 2-deoxyribosyltransferase: MKIYLGCDLFTEGQRLQAKKVQDALENEFKEKIDLYNPADNLEINDKSAGFASGADILLADYKRLKESDLLIALMDTKDLGLAGEMGIAFERGIPIFELYTDIRLTGNDRDDKLREIKKDVFQNDFLYINKLITGLAYVDKDGNEFDKPRIYKTSDDLIEALKEFIGKNL, encoded by the coding sequence ATGAAAATATATTTAGGATGTGACCTGTTTACTGAAGGTCAAAGACTTCAAGCAAAAAAGGTCCAAGACGCTTTAGAAAATGAATTTAAGGAAAAGATCGACCTATACAATCCAGCAGATAATCTAGAAATCAACGATAAGTCTGCTGGTTTTGCTAGTGGGGCAGATATTTTGTTGGCAGATTATAAGAGACTTAAAGAAAGCGACTTGCTTATTGCCTTAATGGATACCAAGGACTTGGGCCTTGCAGGAGAGATGGGCATAGCTTTCGAGAGAGGAATCCCAATCTTTGAGCTTTATACAGATATTAGGCTTACAGGAAATGATAGGGATGATAAGCTAAGAGAAATCAAAAAAGACGTCTTCCAAAACGACTTTCTCTATATCAACAAGCTTATTACAGGCCTTGCCTATGTAGATAAAGATGGAAATGAGTTTGATAAGCCAAGAATCTACAAGACTTCTGATGATTTGATAGAAGCCTTGAAGGAATTTATAGGTAAAAATCTCTAA
- the nadE gene encoding NAD(+) synthase, producing the protein MKKNIKILATNFDLELGQVGKNLEKIKNIVKNAEKEGVNIISLPELALTGASLYDLYKEEVLIKRVEEALVDLIDFSKAYDLLISLGAPLRSEGKLYNTIIFIKKGEILTSFVKEELKNYEKMIFSTETPNYFTLGSCDFPADIISPVEVGGLKIGVAIGEDERTNSPSSLFFKDRGADIILNPNAYEKQALSIDKTIGDIKFLSKNTVYVSTGTGKGESSTDTVFQGLNLIADDGKLISVKENEGVSYTKDFDLDENSPSSFNNFTDEKIEVDKFPYLPKKEDEDIFVRDVLEIASSALLTRMRKIGVEDTFIGVSGGLDSTMALIFLTYAYKKAGISKEKIHAYTMPAFATSKRTKFNAYILCEALGIKLTEIDISEAVKVHLADIGHDLESQDTAYENAQARERTQVLLDLANMYGGIVIGTGDLSECMQGFATFNGDHISNYALNATLTKTHLRFIVGHIAENTENKDLGKVLKDIIDTPISPELKSEDKGTISQKTEDIIGPYELIDFFIYHHLKYHRRPKEIYDLARLAFRDDYEDEVIKKWLVSYFKRFSASQFKRATAVDGPNITGLSTSPRLGFKIASDMASGLYLDDLNE; encoded by the coding sequence ATGAAGAAAAATATTAAAATACTAGCGACTAACTTCGACCTTGAATTAGGTCAAGTCGGCAAAAATTTAGAAAAAATTAAAAATATAGTTAAAAATGCAGAAAAGGAAGGAGTAAATATCATCTCCTTACCAGAGCTTGCCCTTACGGGAGCTTCTTTGTATGACTTATATAAGGAAGAGGTCCTAATAAAAAGGGTAGAAGAGGCATTAGTAGATCTCATTGACTTCTCCAAGGCTTATGATTTGCTAATAAGCTTGGGAGCTCCTCTAAGAAGCGAAGGAAAGCTCTACAATACTATAATTTTCATCAAAAAAGGTGAAATATTAACAAGTTTTGTCAAAGAAGAGTTAAAAAATTACGAGAAGATGATATTTTCTACAGAAACTCCGAACTATTTTACCCTAGGTTCTTGCGATTTTCCTGCAGATATCATCTCTCCAGTAGAAGTCGGCGGACTTAAGATCGGTGTAGCTATAGGGGAAGATGAAAGGACAAATAGTCCGTCTTCGCTTTTCTTTAAGGATAGGGGAGCAGATATTATCCTAAACCCAAACGCCTACGAAAAACAAGCCTTATCCATAGATAAGACTATAGGAGATATCAAATTTCTTTCCAAAAACACAGTTTACGTATCGACTGGGACCGGGAAGGGAGAATCAAGTACGGATACAGTCTTTCAAGGGCTTAACCTTATAGCAGATGATGGGAAGCTTATATCTGTTAAGGAAAATGAGGGAGTCTCTTACACCAAGGACTTCGATCTAGATGAAAACAGTCCAAGCTCTTTCAATAATTTTACAGATGAAAAGATAGAGGTAGACAAGTTTCCATATTTACCAAAAAAGGAAGATGAGGATATATTTGTAAGGGACGTCTTAGAAATAGCATCCTCTGCTCTTCTTACAAGGATGAGAAAAATTGGTGTAGAAGATACCTTTATCGGAGTATCCGGTGGCCTTGATTCAACTATGGCCCTTATATTCCTAACCTATGCTTACAAAAAGGCTGGCATATCTAAGGAGAAAATCCACGCCTACACTATGCCAGCATTTGCCACAAGCAAGAGAACTAAGTTCAATGCCTATATCCTATGTGAGGCTTTGGGAATTAAGCTTACTGAGATTGATATATCAGAAGCAGTGAAGGTCCACCTAGCTGATATTGGCCACGACCTAGAAAGCCAAGATACAGCCTACGAAAACGCCCAAGCCAGAGAAAGGACCCAAGTCCTCCTTGACCTTGCCAATATGTATGGGGGAATTGTGATAGGAACTGGGGACTTATCTGAATGCATGCAGGGATTTGCGACCTTTAACGGGGACCATATCAGTAACTATGCCCTAAATGCGACCCTGACCAAGACCCACCTTCGCTTTATCGTAGGTCACATTGCTGAGAATACTGAAAATAAAGACCTTGGCAAGGTCCTAAAAGATATAATCGATACGCCAATCTCTCCAGAGCTTAAGAGTGAAGATAAGGGTACTATTAGCCAAAAGACAGAAGATATAATAGGTCCTTACGAGCTAATTGACTTTTTCATCTACCATCATTTAAAATACCACAGAAGACCAAAAGAAATATATGACTTGGCAAGACTTGCCTTTAGGGATGATTATGAAGATGAAGTTATCAAGAAATGGCTTGTTTCATATTTCAAGAGATTTTCAGCATCACAATTTAAGAGGGCTACCGCAGTCGACGGTCCAAATATCACAGGCCTTTCAACTTCTCCAAGGCTAGGTTTTAAGATTGCATCAGATATGGCAAGTGGCTTGTACTTGGACGATTTAAATGAATAA
- a CDS encoding metallophosphoesterase, whose translation MNKRKIGLGLLGAGLGLGYYINRQCFYAKEKRVTLYSKKAKSPIRITQISDFHSNVLANLGEVLGKIKDFNPHFIILTGDIIDYGTERKIERSVFFLRHLMSLGFPCYYISGNHEEAGPNLDVFAREIKKLGIVYLFNDQRSFYVGENKINLYGLGHYARFYEKYKPENDSINIILSHLSRDVRAEGLSDFDFIFSGHTHGGQVRLPLIGALISPGEGFLPDYDSGVFSYKNGIIYVDSGLGNTFLPLRFLNPIGYSNITITNGSVV comes from the coding sequence ATGAATAAGAGAAAAATAGGCCTAGGACTTTTGGGAGCAGGTCTTGGCCTAGGCTATTACATCAACAGACAGTGTTTCTATGCCAAGGAAAAGAGGGTGACTCTTTACTCAAAAAAGGCTAAAAGTCCTATAAGAATCACACAGATATCGGACTTTCATTCCAATGTCCTTGCCAATCTAGGAGAAGTCCTTGGAAAGATTAAGGATTTCAATCCTCACTTTATTATCCTTACAGGAGATATTATAGATTATGGGACAGAAAGAAAGATAGAAAGGTCAGTATTTTTCTTAAGGCACTTGATGAGTCTAGGATTTCCCTGCTATTATATAAGCGGCAACCATGAGGAAGCAGGTCCCAATCTCGATGTCTTTGCTAGAGAAATAAAAAAGCTAGGCATTGTATATTTATTTAATGATCAAAGATCTTTCTATGTGGGGGAAAATAAAATAAATCTATATGGTCTGGGCCACTATGCAAGATTTTACGAAAAATATAAGCCCGAAAATGATTCTATTAATATCATCCTAAGCCATCTGTCAAGGGATGTAAGGGCGGAGGGACTTAGCGACTTTGACTTTATCTTCTCAGGTCACACCCATGGTGGACAAGTAAGGCTTCCTCTGATTGGAGCCCTTATTAGTCCCGGCGAGGGCTTTCTTCCTGATTATGATTCGGGAGTATTCTCATATAAAAATGGTATAATATATGTCGATAGTGGGCTAGGAAATACCTTCCTGCCTTTGAGATTCCTAAATCCAATAGGATATTCCAATATCACTATCACAAATGGGTCTGTAGTTTAG
- a CDS encoding SDR family oxidoreductase, which translates to MKLGVRDKIWITGSHGRLGSTIYRYLDPIDAEIVATDKNEVDITNQKEVSTFIERLRPTIIVNASGLSKKNECEKNPDEAYLLNAIGAKNIAIAANRHQTKIVQLSTGDVFDGNTINPFKEIDTPRPNTVYGKSKFLGEEFVRNFSNYYFIIRVSRLYSRENAFVENIIDQAKKGKVIMPKDRISSPTPAFELSKFLIELIKTSNFGTYHASCEGYCSHKEFAQEVMNYMGLEAEIEEVIDESKVDMVPSFRGIRNYYLDITGGYRFNDWKSALHEYIDKEGLNGKK; encoded by the coding sequence ATGAAACTTGGAGTAAGAGATAAGATTTGGATAACAGGATCTCACGGTAGACTCGGCTCTACTATCTATAGATACCTAGATCCAATCGATGCAGAAATAGTTGCAACAGACAAAAATGAAGTCGATATTACAAATCAAAAGGAAGTTTCTACATTTATAGAAAGACTTAGGCCAACCATAATCGTAAATGCCTCAGGTCTATCCAAGAAGAATGAATGTGAGAAAAATCCCGACGAGGCTTATCTTTTAAATGCTATAGGCGCCAAAAACATAGCCATAGCAGCCAACCGTCACCAGACCAAAATCGTCCAACTATCGACAGGAGATGTCTTCGACGGTAACACAATCAATCCCTTCAAGGAAATAGATACGCCAAGACCTAACACGGTCTATGGTAAGAGTAAGTTTTTAGGTGAAGAATTCGTAAGAAACTTCTCAAACTACTACTTTATAATCAGAGTGTCTAGACTATATTCCAGGGAAAATGCCTTCGTAGAAAATATAATAGACCAAGCCAAAAAGGGCAAGGTTATAATGCCAAAAGATAGGATCTCATCACCAACACCAGCCTTTGAGCTAAGTAAGTTCCTAATAGAATTAATCAAAACAAGTAACTTCGGCACCTACCACGCTTCATGCGAAGGCTATTGCTCTCATAAGGAATTTGCCCAAGAAGTAATGAACTATATGGGACTAGAGGCAGAAATCGAGGAAGTAATCGATGAAAGCAAAGTTGACATGGTACCAAGCTTTAGAGGAATTAGAAATTACTACCTAGATATAACAGGTGGATATAGATTTAACGATTGGAAATCCGCTCTGCACGAGTACATCGACAAGGAGGGACTGAATGGAAAAAAATAA
- a CDS encoding dicarboxylate/amino acid:cation symporter encodes MEKNKKKKLGLSQQIFIALIAGLVVGILIHYFMPAGHFRDDVLVEGIFYTIGQVFIRLMQMLVVPLVFFSIADGCRNLGDTETLGKVGVRIVLFYICTTALAIFLSLMLARIIGPGKGMNMSLGANEFEVDGGEEFSLSKTILNFVPTNPIGALANGEMIQIIIFAVIVGLLIASMEDRLITLGNVVTEMNDLMMGMTMWVMKLAPIGVFFLISRTFASLGYDVIISMLSYMATVLGGLLVQLILVYMVLLTVFTRVNPINFLKKFAPVMTFAFSTASSNATVPVNIKTLEEMGVDRKISSFTIPLGATINMDGTAIMQGVAVVFIANAYNIDLTAADFATVILTATIASVGTAGIPSVGLITLSMVLQSVGLPVEGIAMIMGIDRILDMARSAINISGDATGTIIVANSVGSFNKEKYIRKVEK; translated from the coding sequence ATGGAAAAAAATAAGAAAAAGAAACTAGGACTCTCCCAACAAATATTTATAGCCTTAATTGCAGGACTTGTAGTTGGAATCCTAATCCACTACTTCATGCCAGCCGGCCACTTCCGTGATGATGTCCTAGTAGAAGGAATATTTTACACCATAGGACAAGTTTTTATCAGGCTTATGCAAATGCTAGTAGTTCCACTAGTATTCTTCTCTATAGCGGACGGCTGTAGAAACTTAGGAGATACGGAAACCCTAGGTAAGGTTGGAGTAAGAATTGTATTATTTTATATATGTACAACAGCTCTTGCAATATTTTTATCCCTAATGCTTGCAAGAATTATCGGTCCAGGCAAGGGAATGAATATGAGCCTAGGAGCTAATGAGTTCGAGGTAGACGGAGGAGAAGAATTCTCCCTATCAAAAACCATCCTAAACTTTGTTCCAACCAACCCAATAGGTGCCCTAGCCAATGGAGAAATGATCCAAATAATTATATTTGCAGTTATAGTAGGTCTACTCATAGCTTCTATGGAAGATAGGCTAATCACATTGGGAAATGTCGTGACAGAGATGAACGATCTAATGATGGGAATGACCATGTGGGTAATGAAACTTGCCCCAATCGGAGTATTCTTCCTCATATCAAGGACCTTCGCATCTCTTGGTTATGATGTAATAATCTCCATGCTATCATACATGGCGACTGTACTTGGTGGACTTTTAGTACAACTTATACTTGTCTACATGGTCTTACTTACAGTATTTACTAGAGTCAATCCGATAAACTTCCTAAAGAAGTTTGCTCCAGTAATGACCTTCGCCTTCTCTACTGCATCAAGTAACGCAACAGTTCCAGTAAATATCAAAACCCTAGAAGAAATGGGAGTAGATAGAAAAATATCTTCCTTTACCATTCCCCTAGGAGCGACCATCAACATGGACGGAACTGCCATCATGCAGGGAGTTGCGGTAGTCTTTATTGCAAACGCCTATAACATCGACCTAACGGCAGCAGACTTTGCTACAGTAATACTTACAGCGACAATAGCATCAGTAGGAACAGCAGGAATCCCATCTGTCGGACTAATCACCCTATCCATGGTCCTTCAATCAGTAGGACTTCCAGTAGAAGGAATAGCGATGATCATGGGTATTGACAGAATCCTAGACATGGCAAGATCTGCCATAAACATCTCAGGAGATGCCACTGGAACAATAATAGTAGCAAACTCAGTAGGATCCTTTAACAAGGAAAAATATATTAGAAAAGTTGAAAAATGA